From a region of the Acanthochromis polyacanthus isolate Apoly-LR-REF ecotype Palm Island chromosome 3, KAUST_Apoly_ChrSc, whole genome shotgun sequence genome:
- the LOC127533315 gene encoding basic salivary proline-rich protein 4-like, protein MGACRSPDRPPARAPEGSCHRRSPVRPPARPCEGSHHCRSPVKPPAEAPEGSRRHPSTVQLPARPPERSRGRWSAWGPAANGLLPSLPWEPAAAGPQSRLLPGVQRGPFHCQFPVQHPAQPSDGSFHFRFPVQPAARPPEGSCHHLPPPQPPKGSHRHRSPVRPPARPSKGSRHHQSPGRPPALPPEGSHFCCRSPIRPPARPSEGSRRHRLPALPPDGSHHRQSPVRPPARPPEGSRFCCRSPVRPPARHSEGSRRHQPPPQPRKGSHHRQSPVRPPVRPPEGSRFCCRSPVRPPAHPSEGSRRHQPPPQPRKGSHHRRSPVRPPARPSKESRRHRSPGRPPTRPPEGSRYCCRSPVRPPARPAEGSRCHRPPARPPEGSRHRRSPVQPPAQPPEGSCFCCRSPVQPSARP, encoded by the exons ATGGGGGCCTGCCGGTCCCCAGACCGGCCTCCTGCCCGGGCTCCAGAAGGGTCCTGCCACCGCAGGTCCCCCGTCCGACCTCCTGCCCGGCCTTGCGAGGGGTCCCATCACTGCCGGTCCCCAGTCAAGCCTCCTGCCGAGGCTCCAGAGGGGTCCCGCCGCCACCCGTCCACCGTCCAGCTTCCTGCCCGGCCTCCCGAGAGGTCCCGCGGCCGCTGGTCCGCC TGGGGTCCCGCCGCCAATGGCCTCCTGCCCAGCCTCCCATGGGAGCCCGCTGCTGCTGGTCCCCAGTCTCGCCTCCTGCCCGGCGTCCAGAGGGGTCCATTCCACTGCCAGTTCCCAGTCCAGCATCCAGCTCAGCCTTCAGATGGGTCCTTCCACTTTCGGTTCCCAGTCCAGCCTGCAGCCCGACCTCCAGAAGGGTCCTGCCACCACCTGCCTCCTCCCCAGCCTCCTAAGGGGTCCCACCGCCACCGGTCCCCAGTCCGGCCTCCTGCCCGACCTTCCAAGGGGTCCCGCCACCACCAGTCCCCAGGCCGGCCTCCTGCCCTGCCTCCAGAGGGATCCCACTTCTGCTGTAGGTCCCCAATCCGGCCTCCTGCCCGCCCTTCAGAGGGGTCTCGCCGCCATCGGCTTCCAGCCCTGCCTCCAGACGGGTCCCACCACCGCCAGTCCCCAGTCCGGCCTCCTGCCCGGCCTCCAGAGGGGTCCCGCTTCTGCTGTAGGTCCCCAGTCCGGCCTCCTGCCCGCCATTCAGAGGGGTCTCGCCGCCATCAACCTCCTCCCCAGCCTCGTAAGGGGTCCCACCACCGCCAGTCCCCAGTCCGGCCTCCTGTCCGGCCTCCAGAGGGGTCCCGCTTCTGCTGTAGGTCCCCAGTCCGGCCTCCTGCCCACCCTTCAGAGGGGTCTCGCCGCCATCAACCTCCTCCCCAGCCTCGTAAGGGGTCCCACCACCGCCGGTCCCCAGTCCGGCCTCCTGCCCGACCTTCCAAGGAGTCCCGCCGCCACCGGTCCCCAGGCCGGCCTCCTACCCGGCCTCCAGAGGGGTCCCGCTACTGCTGTAGGTCCCCAGTCCGGCCTCCTGCCCGCCCTGCAGAGGGGTCTCGCTGCCATCGGCCTCCTGCCCGGCCACCCGAGGGGTCCCGCCACCGCCGGTCCCCAGTCCAGCCTCCTGCCCAGCCTCCAGAGGGGTCCTGCTTCTGCTGTAGGTCCCCAGTCCAGCCTTCTGCCCGCCCTTAA
- the LOC127533316 gene encoding proline-rich protein 2-like: MGSHRQWSPANPRVGSHRQRSPANPLVGSCRQRSPANPPMGSRWQWSPANPTVGSHRQRSPANPRVGSHRQRSPANPHMGSRRQRSPANSPGSHRQQSPANSTGSHQQRSPANPPGSCRQRSPPNPPGSRRQRSPANSHGFYRQQSPANPPEGSCWQRSPANPPMGSRRQRSPANFPGSHRQRSPANSAGSHQQRSPANPPGSCQQRSPANPPGSRQQRSPANSHGFYRQQSPANPPEGSCRQRAYVNPPVGSRCHRSTVRPPAKPPEGSCQQWSPVNPPVGSCWRPSLVRPPARHPEWSRRQRPPA, from the coding sequence ATGGGGTCCCACCGGCAATGGTCTCCTGCCAACCCCCGCGTGGGGTCCCACCGGCAACGGTCTCCTGCCAACCCCCTTGTGGGGTCATGCCGGCAACGGTCTCCTGCCAACCCCCCCATGGGGTCCCGCTGGCAATGGTCTCCTGCCAACCCCACCGTGGGGTCCCACCGGCAACGGTCTCCTGCCAACCCCCGCGTGGGGTCCCACCGGCAACGGTCTCCTGCCAACCCCCACATGGGGTCCCGCCGGCAACGGTCTCCTGCCAACTCCCCGGGGTCCCACAGGCAACAGTCTCCTGCCAACTCCACCGGGTCTCATCAGCAACGGTCTCCTGCCAACCCCCCGGGGTCCTGCCGGCAACGGTCTCCTCCCAACCCCCCTGGGTCCCGCCGGCAACGGTCTCCTGCCAACTCCCATGGGTTTTACCGGCAACAGTCTCCTGCCAACCCTCCTGAGGGGTCCTGCTGGCAACGGTCTCCTGCCAACCCCCCCATGGGGTCCCGCCGGCAACGGTCTCCTGCTAACTTCCCGGGGTCCCACAGGCAACGGTCTCCTGCCAACTCCGCCGGGTCTCATCAGCAACGGTCTCCTGCCAACCCCCCGGGGTCCTGCCAGCAACGGTCTCCTGCAAACCCCCCTGGGTCCCGCCAGCAACGGTCTCCTGCCAACTCCCATGGGTTTTACCGGCAACAGTCTCCTGCCAACCCTCCTGAGGGGTCCTGCCGGCAACGGGCTTATGTCAACCCCCCCGTGGGGTCCCGCTGCCACCGGTCCACAGTCCGGCCTCCTGCCAAGCCTCCAGAGGGGTCCTGCCAGCAGTGGTCTCCTGTCAACCCTCCCGTGGGGTCCTGCTGGCGCCCGTCCCTGGTCCGGCCTCCTGCCAGGCATCCAGAGTGGTCCCGCCGCCAACGGCCTCCTGCCTAG